The Tistrella mobilis genome window below encodes:
- a CDS encoding lipid-binding SYLF domain-containing protein → MFRMRLNDRRPLALTVAAMAAMAPLAIVAPAYANDQQETVSKAAATVEAIRNSPQGKDFEAQLKGARAVLIAPSLVKAGFIIGGEGGVGVLMARDSGGWRGPVFYDIAKGGIGLQAGVQVSETVLVVRTERGLQKLLSDKVSLGGDVSIAVATVGAGVEGSTTTNMDADIVAFSNAKGLFGGASLDGTVIVPEEDWNRAYYGQSLTAENILRTNVSDGKADTLKSTLSGR, encoded by the coding sequence ATGTTCCGCATGCGCCTCAACGACCGCCGCCCGCTTGCGCTGACCGTCGCCGCCATGGCTGCCATGGCGCCGCTGGCGATTGTGGCGCCGGCTTACGCCAACGACCAGCAGGAGACGGTCTCCAAGGCCGCCGCCACGGTCGAAGCGATTCGCAACTCGCCCCAGGGCAAGGATTTCGAGGCGCAGCTGAAGGGCGCACGGGCGGTGCTGATCGCCCCCAGCCTGGTCAAGGCCGGTTTTATCATCGGCGGTGAGGGGGGCGTCGGTGTGCTGATGGCCCGGGATTCGGGCGGCTGGCGCGGGCCGGTGTTCTACGACATCGCCAAGGGCGGCATCGGTCTGCAGGCCGGCGTTCAGGTGTCGGAGACGGTGCTGGTCGTGCGCACCGAGCGCGGGTTGCAGAAACTGCTCTCTGACAAGGTCTCGCTGGGCGGTGACGTTTCGATCGCGGTGGCGACCGTCGGCGCCGGCGTCGAGGGCAGCACCACCACCAACATGGATGCCGACATCGTCGCCTTTTCGAACGCCAAGGGTCTGTTCGGCGGTGCCTCGCTCGACGGCACGGTGATCGTGCCCGAAGAGGACTGGAATCGTGCCTATTACGGCCAGTCGCTGACGGCTGAGAATATCCTTCGCACCAATGTTTCGGACGGCAAGGCCGACACGCTGAAGAGCACGCTCTCGGGACGCTGA
- a CDS encoding adenosylcobinamide-GDP ribazoletransferase codes for MTRLPVPAPHGLQPAARFAGWLGPAGLIAGGLAGLVLAGAAEVFADRWIAALLALIAAALIGGLIHEDGLADVADGFGGGRDRAAKLEIMKDSRVGTFGAGALILGFGLRAALYAALAPLGIGAAVLAAGAGGLSRAAIGLAMAWVPPARRDRPGLADAAGRGPAAAAVAGLAATLLITAGLAWWALDLQALPAVLGLVVGAAVGALVILRLALRQIGGTTGDVYGALQQAAEIGALLLAYGGLLWWP; via the coding sequence GTGACCCGTCTGCCGGTGCCGGCGCCGCATGGTCTGCAGCCGGCCGCGCGCTTTGCGGGCTGGCTGGGGCCGGCCGGGTTGATCGCAGGCGGACTTGCCGGGCTGGTGCTGGCGGGGGCGGCAGAGGTTTTTGCCGACCGCTGGATTGCAGCCCTGCTGGCATTGATCGCCGCGGCGCTGATCGGCGGGCTGATCCACGAGGATGGGCTCGCCGATGTCGCCGATGGTTTCGGCGGCGGTCGTGACCGGGCGGCGAAGCTGGAGATCATGAAGGACAGCCGGGTCGGCACTTTCGGTGCCGGCGCGCTGATCCTCGGCTTCGGCCTGCGGGCGGCACTCTATGCGGCGCTGGCCCCGCTGGGGATCGGGGCTGCGGTGCTGGCTGCCGGGGCGGGAGGGCTTTCCCGCGCGGCGATCGGCCTTGCCATGGCCTGGGTGCCACCGGCCCGACGCGACCGGCCGGGCCTGGCAGATGCGGCCGGGCGTGGCCCTGCGGCGGCGGCTGTGGCCGGTCTTGCGGCAACCCTGTTGATCACTGCCGGCCTGGCCTGGTGGGCGCTGGATCTCCAGGCCCTGCCAGCGGTGCTGGGGCTCGTGGTCGGAGCGGCGGTCGGTGCGCTGGTGATCCTGCGCCTGGCGCTCCGTCAGATCGGCGGTACCACCGGCGACGTCTATGGTGCACTTCAGCAGGCGGCCGAGATCGGCGCCCTGCTTCTGGCTTATGGAGGCCTGCTGTGGTGGCCGTGA
- a CDS encoding MATE family efflux transporter: MTGTAGMAGAGHAARPGIDSRAIWRIAGPMILSNLSVAALGAVDTGVAGHLGSAHSLAAAAIGGQLLSYFIWCCGFLRMGTTGLSAGAAGRGNGPEGAAVLGRGLALALGLSALLGLVLGIALPLLLGLFGPAPAVRDLAAGYILIRLTGLPAALGMLVLVGWFVGRGEARLPLAMILATNLVNAGLDLLLALHIGLGLDGLAIASAVADWTGCLIGLAAALRTLARERTPRPDGKALLDWQAIARMARINGDIFVRTLLLIGGFALFMSLAGRLGTTQLAATALLLTFFSMASQGLDGMAYAAESLAGRALAAGDLAGFDRAVRMTGLWTAMLGLLTALIFALAGPTLIAALTDLAEVRRAAGDLLPYVVILPLIAWVCFWLDGVFIGVTWSGAMRDAMLIAFAIHLGPALLLPDMMGADGLWIAFLSLFAARGLAMAGWYLARRRRLSPQPQRPSI, encoded by the coding sequence GTGACCGGCACCGCCGGAATGGCCGGTGCCGGTCACGCGGCGCGGCCTGGGATCGACAGCCGCGCGATCTGGCGGATCGCCGGGCCGATGATCCTCTCCAACCTGTCGGTCGCGGCCCTCGGCGCCGTCGATACCGGTGTCGCCGGCCATCTGGGGTCGGCACACAGCCTTGCCGCCGCCGCGATCGGCGGGCAGTTGCTGTCGTATTTCATCTGGTGCTGCGGCTTCCTGCGCATGGGCACCACCGGCCTTTCCGCCGGGGCCGCCGGCCGGGGGAATGGTCCGGAAGGGGCTGCCGTGCTGGGGCGCGGGCTGGCGCTGGCGCTCGGGCTTTCTGCCCTGCTCGGCCTCGTCCTGGGCATCGCCCTGCCCTTGCTGCTCGGCCTCTTCGGTCCGGCACCCGCCGTCAGGGATCTGGCAGCCGGCTATATCCTGATCCGCCTTACGGGGCTACCGGCCGCCCTCGGCATGCTGGTGCTGGTCGGCTGGTTCGTCGGCCGGGGCGAGGCCCGCCTGCCACTTGCCATGATTCTGGCCACCAATCTGGTCAATGCCGGCCTCGATCTGCTGCTGGCCCTGCATATCGGCCTCGGCCTCGACGGGCTGGCGATCGCGAGCGCCGTGGCGGACTGGACCGGCTGTCTGATCGGACTTGCCGCCGCCCTCCGCACCCTTGCCCGTGAGCGCACGCCCCGCCCCGACGGCAAGGCATTGCTCGACTGGCAAGCCATCGCCCGCATGGCCCGGATCAATGGCGACATCTTCGTCCGCACCCTGCTGCTGATCGGCGGCTTCGCCCTGTTCATGAGCCTGGCCGGCCGGCTCGGCACCACCCAGCTGGCAGCCACCGCCCTGCTGCTCACCTTCTTCAGCATGGCCTCGCAGGGGCTGGACGGCATGGCCTACGCCGCAGAGTCGCTTGCCGGCCGTGCGCTTGCCGCCGGCGATCTGGCGGGCTTCGATCGCGCGGTGCGCATGACCGGGCTCTGGACAGCCATGCTGGGCCTGCTCACCGCGCTGATCTTCGCGCTCGCCGGCCCGACCCTGATCGCGGCCCTCACCGATCTCGCGGAAGTGCGGCGGGCGGCAGGCGACCTTCTGCCCTATGTCGTGATCCTGCCGCTGATCGCCTGGGTCTGTTTCTGGCTGGACGGCGTGTTCATTGGCGTCACCTGGTCGGGTGCCATGCGCGACGCCATGCTGATCGCCTTCGCGATACACCTTGGACCCGCACTGCTTCTGCCCGATATGATGGGAGCGGACGGGTTGTGGATCGCCTTCCTCAGCCTGTTCGCGGCACGCGGTCTGGCGATGGCCGGCTGGTACCTGGCCCGCCGGCGACGCCTCTCCCCCCAGCCTCAACGACCCAGCATCTGA
- a CDS encoding alanine/glycine:cation symporter family protein → MDAVIDFLNTLLWNYVLIYGLLAVGIYFTLRLRFVQILHFPEMIRAVIGSGDNDRSGISPFQALCTSLASRVGTGNLAGVAVALYLGGPGAIFWMWVVAAIGMATAYAESSLAQLYKVRDGHRQYRGGPAFYMAKGLKAPWAGWLFSVFLILTFGLVFNAVQANSIAEAGEAAFGLGKIWIGLAIAVLTAVVIFGGIRQIARVAELVVPFMAVVYLAVALYVIAVNITEVPAAIGMILRSAFGLEQAAGGIVGGMAAAMLNGVKRGLFSNEAGMGSAPNIAAAATPDPHHPSSQGFVQSLGVFIDTLLICTATAIMILLSDRLVPGSGVTGTQLTQEALTAHIGDAGAWFVAVAIFFFAFTSIIGNYAYAENALVFVKADSTIGITILRCGTLAMVLWGSYESVSTVFNAADTSMGLMAVINLIAIVLLSGTVAKLTRDYLEQRRGGQTPVFHAADYPELAGEIDEDIWSR, encoded by the coding sequence ATGGATGCAGTCATCGATTTTCTCAACACCCTGCTCTGGAACTATGTGCTGATCTACGGCCTGCTGGCGGTGGGCATCTACTTCACCCTCCGTCTGCGCTTCGTCCAGATCCTGCACTTCCCCGAGATGATTCGGGCGGTGATCGGCTCGGGCGACAATGACCGGTCGGGCATCTCACCCTTTCAAGCGCTGTGCACGAGCCTCGCCTCGCGCGTCGGGACCGGCAATCTGGCCGGCGTGGCCGTGGCGCTCTATCTGGGCGGGCCGGGCGCGATTTTCTGGATGTGGGTGGTGGCGGCGATCGGTATGGCAACCGCCTATGCGGAAAGCAGCCTCGCCCAGCTCTACAAGGTGCGCGACGGCCACCGGCAGTATCGTGGCGGGCCGGCTTTCTACATGGCCAAGGGGCTGAAGGCGCCCTGGGCCGGCTGGCTGTTCTCGGTCTTCCTGATCCTGACCTTCGGCCTGGTCTTCAACGCGGTCCAGGCGAATTCCATCGCCGAGGCCGGAGAGGCGGCTTTCGGCCTGGGTAAGATCTGGATCGGCCTCGCCATCGCCGTGCTGACCGCGGTCGTGATCTTCGGCGGCATCCGCCAGATCGCCCGGGTGGCAGAGCTGGTGGTGCCGTTCATGGCGGTGGTCTATCTGGCCGTGGCGCTCTATGTGATCGCCGTCAACATCACGGAAGTGCCGGCGGCGATCGGCATGATCCTGCGCAGCGCCTTCGGCCTGGAGCAGGCGGCAGGCGGCATCGTCGGTGGCATGGCCGCCGCCATGCTCAACGGTGTGAAGCGCGGTCTGTTCTCGAACGAAGCCGGCATGGGCTCGGCACCGAACATCGCCGCCGCCGCAACACCCGACCCTCACCACCCCTCCTCGCAGGGCTTCGTGCAGTCGCTGGGCGTGTTTATCGACACCCTGCTGATCTGCACGGCGACCGCGATCATGATCCTGCTCTCCGACCGGCTGGTGCCCGGCTCGGGCGTCACCGGTACCCAGCTGACCCAGGAGGCGCTGACCGCCCATATCGGCGATGCCGGCGCCTGGTTCGTGGCGGTGGCGATCTTCTTCTTCGCCTTCACCTCGATCATCGGCAACTACGCCTATGCCGAGAACGCCCTGGTCTTCGTGAAGGCGGACAGCACGATCGGCATCACCATCCTGCGCTGCGGCACCCTCGCCATGGTGCTCTGGGGCAGCTATGAGAGCGTTTCCACCGTGTTCAATGCCGCCGATACTTCCATGGGCCTGATGGCGGTGATCAATCTGATCGCCATCGTCCTGCTGTCGGGGACGGTTGCCAAGCTCACCCGCGACTATCTGGAACAGCGCCGCGGCGGCCAGACCCCCGTCTTCCACGCCGCCGACTATCCCGAACTGGCGGGCGAGATCGACGAGGACATCTGGAGCCGCTGA
- the cobU gene encoding bifunctional adenosylcobinamide kinase/adenosylcobinamide-phosphate guanylyltransferase → MLTLVLGGARSGKSALAERLTVAAAGDVRPLYVATAEAFDDEMRDRIARHRTDRGAGWVTVEAPADPAGAIAVAAEAGAVLLDCLTIWAATLMHLERDPDTETARLIAAARDLGRPVVMVANEVGLGIVPDNALARRFRDVAGRMNQQVAAAADRVIFVAAGLPLVLKGPSFGAGEVAS, encoded by the coding sequence ATGCTGACCCTGGTTCTGGGTGGGGCGCGCTCAGGCAAGAGTGCCCTGGCGGAGCGTCTGACAGTGGCGGCGGCGGGGGATGTCCGGCCGCTTTATGTCGCCACGGCTGAAGCCTTCGACGACGAGATGCGCGATCGCATCGCGCGTCATCGGACGGATCGCGGGGCCGGCTGGGTGACGGTCGAGGCGCCGGCCGATCCGGCGGGGGCGATCGCGGTGGCCGCGGAGGCGGGGGCGGTCCTGCTCGACTGTCTGACGATCTGGGCGGCGACGCTGATGCATCTGGAGCGGGATCCGGACACCGAAACCGCACGTCTGATCGCAGCTGCCCGTGATCTGGGCCGCCCGGTGGTGATGGTGGCCAATGAAGTGGGGCTGGGCATCGTGCCCGATAATGCACTGGCACGGCGGTTTCGTGATGTCGCGGGACGGATGAACCAGCAGGTGGCAGCGGCAGCCGATCGGGTGATCTTTGTGGCGGCCGGGCTGCCGCTGGTGCTGAAAGGACCTTCTTTCGGTGCCGGAGAGGTCGCATCTTGA
- the cobT gene encoding nicotinate-nucleotide--dimethylbenzimidazole phosphoribosyltransferase, which produces MAADHSAIPFKDLAGVAELVRAFPGPDEEAMERARARDAELTKPRGALGRLEELAVWTAAWQAAHPPRAARPLACVFAGNHGIAERGVSAYPASVTEQMVANFVEGGAAVNQLCRSFGAGLSVYEMGLDQPTADFTRGPALEDAEVLRAIAFGMRAVEPGIDILCLGEMGIGNTTAGSAIAAALFGGMGSDWAGRGTGVDDAGLARKIAVIDEALGFHGPALADPLQVLRRLGGHELAAIVGAVIAARMLRVPVLLDGFTCTAAAAVLWKLDPAALDHCRIAHLSREPGHQRLAAAIGQRPLLDLDMALGEASGAVLASALVQAAIATHNGMATFAEAGVSTASD; this is translated from the coding sequence GTGGCAGCCGACCATTCCGCCATCCCGTTCAAGGATCTCGCCGGCGTCGCCGAGCTGGTCCGCGCCTTTCCCGGCCCCGACGAGGAAGCGATGGAGCGCGCCCGCGCCCGCGACGCGGAACTGACCAAGCCACGCGGCGCGCTCGGCCGGCTGGAAGAGCTGGCGGTCTGGACCGCCGCGTGGCAGGCCGCCCATCCGCCGCGGGCCGCCCGGCCGCTCGCCTGCGTCTTCGCGGGCAATCACGGCATCGCCGAACGCGGCGTCTCGGCCTATCCCGCCTCTGTCACGGAACAGATGGTGGCGAATTTCGTCGAAGGCGGGGCGGCGGTGAACCAGCTCTGCCGCTCCTTCGGTGCCGGGCTGTCGGTCTACGAGATGGGCCTCGACCAGCCGACGGCGGATTTCACCCGCGGCCCGGCGCTGGAGGATGCCGAGGTGCTGCGCGCCATCGCCTTCGGCATGCGGGCGGTGGAGCCCGGCATCGACATCCTGTGTCTGGGTGAGATGGGCATCGGCAACACCACGGCGGGTTCGGCCATCGCCGCCGCGCTATTCGGCGGCATGGGCTCGGACTGGGCCGGTCGCGGCACGGGTGTCGACGATGCCGGTCTCGCCCGCAAGATTGCGGTGATCGACGAGGCCCTGGGCTTCCACGGCCCGGCCCTCGCCGACCCGCTCCAGGTGCTCCGCCGGCTGGGTGGCCACGAACTGGCGGCGATCGTGGGGGCGGTGATCGCGGCCCGCATGCTCAGAGTGCCGGTGCTGCTCGACGGATTCACCTGCACCGCCGCAGCCGCGGTGCTCTGGAAGCTGGATCCGGCGGCGCTCGATCATTGCCGTATCGCCCATCTGTCGCGCGAGCCCGGTCATCAGCGCCTGGCCGCCGCCATCGGCCAGCGGCCGCTGCTCGACCTCGACATGGCCCTCGGCGAGGCTTCGGGCGCCGTGCTGGCCTCTGCCCTGGTCCAGGCGGCCATCGCCACCCATAACGGCATGGCCACCTTTGCCGAGGCCGGTGTCTCAACCGCCTCGGACTGA
- a CDS encoding SCO family protein, which produces MVAIGGVLALRWVEMSADRAGGVSSGRALIGGPFALNDQTGKPVTDKDFRGRLMLVYFGYTFCPDVCPTDLQKISAVMEILGADADKVAPVFITVDPERDTTDQIARYLSLFNDHITGLTGTPEAIAAAAKEYRVYYQAVRDDASATDYLVDHSAFIYLMDREGAYLTHFNRGDTPDTIVAAIKQRL; this is translated from the coding sequence GTGGTCGCGATCGGCGGCGTGCTCGCACTGCGCTGGGTGGAGATGTCGGCGGATCGCGCCGGCGGCGTTTCCTCCGGCCGGGCGCTGATCGGCGGACCCTTCGCGCTCAACGATCAGACCGGCAAGCCGGTCACCGACAAGGATTTCCGCGGCCGGCTGATGCTGGTCTATTTCGGCTACACCTTCTGTCCTGACGTCTGCCCCACTGATCTGCAGAAGATTTCGGCGGTCATGGAGATACTTGGGGCAGATGCCGACAAAGTGGCCCCTGTGTTCATCACCGTCGATCCAGAGCGTGATACCACCGACCAGATTGCACGCTATCTCAGCCTGTTCAACGATCACATCACCGGGCTGACCGGAACGCCGGAAGCCATTGCGGCGGCGGCCAAGGAGTATCGGGTCTATTATCAGGCAGTCCGCGACGACGCCAGCGCCACCGATTACCTCGTCGACCACAGCGCCTTCATCTATCTGATGGATCGCGAGGGGGCGTATCTCACCCATTTTAACCGCGGAGACACGCCCGATACGATCGTGGCGGCAATAAAACAGCGTCTTTGA
- the cbiB gene encoding adenosylcobinamide-phosphate synthase CbiB: MPADTLFLAAIIGPVFAPDPGLLLLVVAVLDGFIGDPPGLWARIPHPVAVIGRAISALDRRLNRPERSEAERVRRGALTVILVAGGTALVAWGLSDLLRSLPFGWVGEALIAMTLVAQKSLYEHVRDVADALARDGLAAGRRMVARIVGRDPESLDEAGVSRAAIESLAENFSDGVVAPLFWFAVAGLPGIAAYKAINTMDSMIGHMTPRHAAFGRVAARLDDLVNWPAARIAGGLIALAAALPGPGDAGEAMAAMRRDARRHRSPNAGWPEAAMAGALGLRLAGPRRYGNRVVDDAWMGRGDTEAGPADIDRALTLYLRACMAGAPLLALLATLLD; this comes from the coding sequence ATGCCCGCGGACACGCTGTTCCTCGCCGCCATCATCGGCCCGGTCTTCGCGCCCGATCCCGGGCTTCTGCTGCTTGTGGTCGCCGTCCTCGACGGCTTCATCGGCGACCCGCCAGGGCTCTGGGCGCGCATACCTCATCCGGTGGCGGTGATCGGCCGCGCGATCTCCGCACTCGACCGCCGGCTGAACCGGCCGGAGCGAAGCGAGGCGGAACGGGTACGCCGCGGGGCGCTGACGGTGATCCTCGTGGCCGGCGGCACGGCGCTCGTCGCCTGGGGGCTGTCGGATCTGCTGCGCAGCCTCCCCTTCGGCTGGGTCGGCGAGGCGCTGATCGCCATGACCCTCGTCGCGCAGAAGAGCCTGTACGAACATGTCCGCGATGTCGCCGATGCACTGGCCCGCGACGGGCTCGCCGCCGGCCGGCGCATGGTGGCTCGCATCGTGGGTCGCGATCCGGAGAGCCTGGATGAAGCCGGGGTGTCCAGAGCCGCCATCGAAAGCCTGGCGGAGAACTTCTCGGACGGTGTGGTGGCACCGCTGTTCTGGTTTGCGGTGGCGGGCCTGCCCGGCATCGCTGCCTACAAGGCGATCAACACCATGGACAGCATGATCGGTCATATGACTCCGCGCCATGCCGCCTTCGGCCGGGTCGCGGCGCGGCTGGACGATCTGGTCAACTGGCCGGCCGCCCGGATCGCCGGCGGGCTGATCGCCTTGGCCGCCGCCCTGCCCGGACCGGGTGATGCCGGCGAGGCGATGGCCGCCATGCGCCGCGACGCCCGGCGCCACCGCTCCCCCAATGCCGGCTGGCCGGAAGCGGCGATGGCGGGCGCCCTCGGGCTCCGGCTCGCCGGCCCGCGCCGTTATGGCAACCGGGTGGTGGACGATGCCTGGATGGGCCGCGGCGACACGGAAGCGGGCCCGGCCGATATCGACCGGGCCCTGACCCTGTATCTGCGTGCCTGCATGGCGGGGGCGCCGCTGCTGGCCCTGCTCGCCACCCTGCTCGATTGA
- a CDS encoding gamma-glutamyl-gamma-aminobutyrate hydrolase family protein — protein MSSAPIPSGRRPVIAVTACIKLVEGSPSHAAGMKYVEAAADGAGGMPLILPALGAGIDIDQVLDLADGVLVTGSTSNVAPEIYGGPAPRPGNKADPARDATTLPLIRRAIDRDLPLLAICRGHQELNVALGGSLHQHVHEVPGMMDHRDDASLPWEERFGHAHPVTPETGGLLARIQGGVTPFLVNSLHHQAIDRLASGLRVEARAEDGLIEAVSVPGRRFVLGVQWHPEALWRIDPAHDAILKAFGQAARERAARAEAAA, from the coding sequence TTGTCGAGCGCGCCCATTCCCTCCGGCCGTCGGCCGGTCATCGCCGTCACCGCCTGCATCAAGCTGGTGGAGGGCAGCCCCTCCCATGCTGCAGGCATGAAATATGTCGAAGCCGCGGCGGATGGTGCCGGCGGCATGCCGCTGATCCTGCCGGCGCTTGGCGCGGGTATCGACATCGATCAGGTGCTCGACCTCGCCGACGGCGTGCTGGTGACGGGCAGTACCTCGAATGTGGCCCCCGAAATCTATGGCGGACCGGCACCGCGGCCCGGTAACAAGGCCGATCCGGCACGCGATGCCACGACCCTGCCGCTGATCCGCAGGGCGATCGACCGCGACCTGCCGCTGCTTGCAATCTGCCGCGGCCATCAGGAGCTGAACGTCGCCTTGGGCGGCAGTCTGCACCAGCATGTCCACGAGGTGCCGGGCATGATGGATCATCGCGACGATGCCAGCCTGCCCTGGGAAGAACGCTTCGGCCATGCCCATCCGGTAACGCCCGAAACCGGCGGCCTCCTTGCCCGGATTCAGGGCGGTGTCACGCCCTTCCTGGTCAATTCCCTGCACCACCAGGCCATCGACCGGCTCGCTTCCGGGCTTCGTGTCGAGGCCCGGGCCGAAGATGGTCTGATCGAGGCGGTTTCCGTACCCGGCCGCCGCTTCGTATTGGGCGTGCAGTGGCATCCCGAGGCCTTGTGGCGGATCGATCCCGCCCACGACGCCATCCTGAAAGCCTTCGGACAGGCTGCCCGTGAACGTGCCGCCCGTGCCGAAGCTGCTGCCTGA
- a CDS encoding histidine phosphatase family protein: MAVTRWYWLRHAPLAASALGRIHGAGEAPVDLPPPRHAARIARHLPEGIRLVASPLARARDTASVLRPDLTARIDPGFIEQNFGLWEGRVHAEIEAAEPDAYAAFWRQPARARPPQGERYSDVIARVAATVDRISAEADTRPVVVVAHAGVVRAALAQALGLTPEQSISFVVDPLSLTRIDRIQMDDGAVLWRVETVNRPLLTGDDEPC, from the coding sequence GTGGCCGTGACCCGCTGGTACTGGTTGAGGCATGCCCCGCTTGCGGCGTCGGCGCTCGGACGCATCCACGGTGCGGGGGAGGCGCCTGTGGATCTGCCGCCCCCGCGGCATGCAGCCCGGATCGCCCGCCACCTGCCTGAGGGGATCCGGCTGGTGGCGAGCCCGCTTGCCCGCGCCCGGGACACCGCATCGGTGCTTCGCCCCGACCTCACGGCCCGGATCGACCCGGGTTTCATCGAGCAGAATTTCGGCCTCTGGGAGGGCCGGGTACATGCCGAGATCGAGGCGGCGGAGCCCGACGCCTATGCCGCCTTCTGGCGTCAGCCCGCCCGGGCGCGCCCACCTCAGGGGGAACGTTATTCAGACGTGATCGCCCGCGTCGCCGCGACGGTCGACCGGATCTCCGCCGAGGCGGATACGCGACCGGTGGTGGTCGTGGCCCATGCCGGGGTCGTGCGGGCAGCCCTTGCCCAGGCGCTGGGACTGACGCCTGAGCAGAGCATTTCCTTTGTTGTCGATCCGCTGTCGCTCACCCGGATCGACCGGATCCAGATGGATGACGGCGCGGTGCTCTGGCGGGTGGAGACGGTGAACCGGCCGCTGCTGACGGGAGACGACGAACCATGCTGA
- a CDS encoding polyhydroxyalkanoate depolymerase, with amino-acid sequence MLYQLHELHAATVTPIRLMAKAAQRIHSSPFNPMSYSPYGRMVAAAAEVIERVTDRYEKPAFGLDHTVIDGRTVPVVEEIVHDLTFCKLLHFRRDTEGLNDPKLLLVAPLSGHYATLLRGTVEALLPDHDVYITDWVDARMVPVFEGPFHFDDYVEYVIEFLHLLGPGTNVMAVCQPSVPVLAAVSLMNAADDPCAPATMTLMGGPIDTRESPTQVNQLAMTRPLKWFEDNVIHSVPGIYPGVMRRVYPGFVQLTGFMTMNLERHIGAHVKLYEHLVRGDGDSAEAHRSFYDEYLSVMDLPAEYYIETIDRVFQRHLLPKREMVVNGKLVDPSAITRTAVMTVEGELDDISGIGQTRASHKLCNNLPEHMHAHYEQAGVGHYGIFNGRRWREQVKPRIAAFIRAHAPA; translated from the coding sequence ATGCTTTACCAACTCCACGAACTGCACGCCGCGACCGTGACGCCCATCCGTCTGATGGCGAAGGCCGCGCAGCGCATCCACAGTTCGCCGTTCAATCCGATGTCGTACTCGCCCTATGGCCGCATGGTTGCGGCCGCGGCCGAGGTGATCGAGCGTGTCACCGACCGCTACGAGAAACCCGCCTTCGGGCTTGACCACACCGTCATCGACGGCCGCACCGTGCCGGTGGTCGAAGAGATCGTCCACGATCTCACCTTCTGTAAACTGCTGCATTTCCGCCGCGACACCGAGGGTCTGAACGACCCGAAGCTGCTGCTGGTGGCGCCGCTTTCGGGGCATTACGCCACCCTGCTGCGCGGCACGGTCGAGGCCCTGCTGCCCGATCACGACGTGTACATCACCGACTGGGTGGATGCCCGGATGGTGCCGGTCTTTGAAGGGCCGTTCCATTTCGACGACTATGTCGAATACGTCATCGAATTCCTGCACCTGCTGGGCCCCGGCACCAATGTGATGGCGGTCTGCCAGCCCTCGGTGCCGGTGCTGGCGGCTGTGTCGCTGATGAACGCGGCCGACGATCCGTGTGCGCCGGCTACCATGACCCTGATGGGCGGCCCGATCGATACCCGCGAGAGCCCGACCCAGGTCAACCAGCTGGCCATGACCCGGCCGTTGAAGTGGTTCGAAGACAATGTCATCCACTCGGTGCCGGGCATCTACCCGGGTGTGATGCGCAGGGTCTATCCGGGCTTCGTACAGCTCACCGGCTTCATGACCATGAACCTGGAGCGTCATATCGGCGCCCATGTGAAGCTCTACGAGCATCTGGTGCGTGGCGATGGCGACAGTGCCGAGGCACACCGGTCGTTCTATGACGAGTATCTGTCGGTGATGGACCTGCCGGCGGAATACTACATCGAGACCATCGACCGTGTGTTCCAGCGCCACCTGCTGCCCAAGCGCGAGATGGTTGTGAACGGCAAGCTGGTCGATCCCTCGGCCATCACCCGGACCGCGGTGATGACGGTGGAAGGCGAGCTGGACGACATCTCGGGCATCGGCCAGACCCGTGCCTCGCATAAGCTGTGCAACAATCTGCCCGAGCATATGCATGCCCATTATGAGCAGGCGGGCGTTGGCCATTACGGCATCTTCAACGGCCGTCGCTGGCGCGAACAGGTGAAGCCGCGTATCGCGGCCTTCATCCGGGCGCATGCGCCGGCCTGA